The Thermodesulfobacteriota bacterium DNA window AGAATAGCACCGCTAAGATCTGCCTCGTTGAGATTGGTGCCCATGAGATTCGCGTCTGTCAGGTCGGCTTTGCTCAGAACGGCTCCCTTGAGAAAAGCCCCTCTCAAATTTGCCTTACTTAAGTTTGCCCCCTTTAGATTAGCTTTACTCAATGATGCCCAGTTGAGATCCGGGGTCAGAGTGGGATCTTTATGCCTCTCCCGGTTCCATACATCGGTACCCATTTTTATCAACTTTAGATGCTCACCGTTCGCCATAATATCAAAGGAAGCGATGAATGTCTCGTGCTTTAATCATTAATATTCTTCCACGATAAACAATCTCATTAATTAATTCCCAGGCTTCAAAATAACAGTTTTGCCTTCGAACAGATCCCTAAACCTTTGCGCGTCCGACTCGGAACCAACGATAGAGCCCCAATGCATTGGAATCGCTATCTTGGGTCTTAACACATTAGCGATTTCAGCAGCCTCATCCGCAGTCATAGTATATGTTCCACCTACAGGAAGCAAAGCAATATCAACGCTAAGCTTTTTCATCTCCTCTATGGCATCAGTATCGCCGGCATGGTAGATGCGCATTCCATCAACAGTAACTATATAACCGACCCAACCACTTGTCTTGGGGTGATAATTCTTTCCGATATTATACGATGGGACAGTCTCTATTCCGACTCCTTCAATTTCAATATTATCACCCGAACTAATTATCCTCACATCGCCGCTTAGTTTTGAGGCAGAATCCCTTGTTGCAACAATAACCGTGTCCTT harbors:
- a CDS encoding MBL fold metallo-hydrolase codes for the protein MFEVTQKIKIYWLGHASFKLDADGKLIYFDPWRVKKDKANLILITHSHFDHLSLDDVRRIQTKDTVIVATRDSASKLSGDVRIISSGDNIEIEGVGIETVPSYNIGKNYHPKTSGWVGYIVTVDGMRIYHAGDTDAIEEMKKLSVDIALLPVGGTYTMTADEAAEIANVLRPKIAIPMHWGSIVGSESDAQRFRDLFEGKTVILKPGN